A genomic stretch from Puntigrus tetrazona isolate hp1 chromosome 6, ASM1883169v1, whole genome shotgun sequence includes:
- the akr1a1b gene encoding aldo-keto reductase family 1 member A1-B isoform X2, producing MSMNDFAVLSTGRKMPLVGLGTWKSEPGQVKQAVIWALQSGYRHIDCAPIYGNEPEIGEAFQEIMGPEKGVRREDVFVTSKLWNTKHHPDDVEPSLLKTLKDLKLEYLDLYLIHWPYAFQRGDTPFPRKEDGTLLYDNMDYKLTWAAMEKLVGKGLVRAIGLSNFNSRQIDDILSIASIKPTVLQVESHPYLAQVELLAHCRDRGLVMTAYSPLGSPDRAWKHPEEPVLLEEPAIAALAKKYNKSPAQIIIRWQTQRGVVTIPKSITQSRIKENIQVFDFTLEPEEINQVTALHRGWRYIVPSITVDGKSVPRDAGHPHYPFNDPY from the exons ATGAGTATGAATGATTTTGCTGTTCTCAGCACTGGAAGAAAGATGCCCCTTGTGGGACTTGGGACGTGGAAGAGTGAACCCGGACAG GTAAAACAGGCAGTTATCTGGGCGCTGCAATCTGGCTATCGGCACATTGACTGTGCTCCCATTTATGGGAACGAGCCAGAGATCGGTGAAGCATTTCAGGAAATTATGGGACCTGAAAAA GGCGTAAGGCGAGAGGATGTATTTGTGACCTCCAAactgtggaacacaaaacacCACCCAGATGATGTGGAACCATCTCTCTTAAAGACTTTGAAAGATTTGAAGCTGGAGTACTTAGACCTTTACCTCATCCATTGGCCATATGCCTTCCA ACGAGGCGATACCCCTTTCCCTAGGAAGGAGGACGGAACTTTGCTGTATGACAACATGGACTACAAGCTGACATGGGCTGCTATGGAAAAACTTGTGGGAAAGGGGCTTGTCAGGGCCATCGGGCTCTCGAACTTCAATAGCAGGCAGATCGATGACATCTTGTCAATTGCAAGCATCAAACCAACTGTTTTGCAG GTGGAGTCCCATCCATACCTTGCACAGGTTGAGCTGTTGGCTCACTGCCGGGATCGGGGTTTGGTAATGACCGCCTACAGTCCGCTGGGATCTCCTGACCGAGCCTGGAAGCATCCAGAGGAGCCTGTGCTCTTAGAAGAACCAGCCATTGCTGCACTAGCCAAGAAATACAACAAGAGTCCTGCACAAATTATCATCAG GTGGCAAACTCAAAGAGGAGTAGTGACTATCCCAAAGAGCATTACACAGTCTCGGATCAAAGAGAACATCCAG GTGTTTGATTTCACTCTTGAACCCGAGGAGATAAATCAAGTGACAGCATTGCACCGAGGCTGGCGTTACATTGTGCCATCCATTACT GTTGATGGTAAGTCTGTCCCCCGGGATGCAGGACATCCTCACTACCCTTTTAATGACCCCTATTAA
- the akr1a1b gene encoding aldo-keto reductase family 1 member A1-B isoform X1, producing the protein MQHIQRALRLVIHSHKFCCRMTHRMSMNDFAVLSTGRKMPLVGLGTWKSEPGQVKQAVIWALQSGYRHIDCAPIYGNEPEIGEAFQEIMGPEKGVRREDVFVTSKLWNTKHHPDDVEPSLLKTLKDLKLEYLDLYLIHWPYAFQRGDTPFPRKEDGTLLYDNMDYKLTWAAMEKLVGKGLVRAIGLSNFNSRQIDDILSIASIKPTVLQVESHPYLAQVELLAHCRDRGLVMTAYSPLGSPDRAWKHPEEPVLLEEPAIAALAKKYNKSPAQIIIRWQTQRGVVTIPKSITQSRIKENIQVFDFTLEPEEINQVTALHRGWRYIVPSITVDGKSVPRDAGHPHYPFNDPY; encoded by the exons ATGCAGCACATTCAACGCGCTCTGCGTCTTGTCATTCATTCTCACAAGTTTTGCTGTCGAATG ACACACAGGATGAGTATGAATGATTTTGCTGTTCTCAGCACTGGAAGAAAGATGCCCCTTGTGGGACTTGGGACGTGGAAGAGTGAACCCGGACAG GTAAAACAGGCAGTTATCTGGGCGCTGCAATCTGGCTATCGGCACATTGACTGTGCTCCCATTTATGGGAACGAGCCAGAGATCGGTGAAGCATTTCAGGAAATTATGGGACCTGAAAAA GGCGTAAGGCGAGAGGATGTATTTGTGACCTCCAAactgtggaacacaaaacacCACCCAGATGATGTGGAACCATCTCTCTTAAAGACTTTGAAAGATTTGAAGCTGGAGTACTTAGACCTTTACCTCATCCATTGGCCATATGCCTTCCA ACGAGGCGATACCCCTTTCCCTAGGAAGGAGGACGGAACTTTGCTGTATGACAACATGGACTACAAGCTGACATGGGCTGCTATGGAAAAACTTGTGGGAAAGGGGCTTGTCAGGGCCATCGGGCTCTCGAACTTCAATAGCAGGCAGATCGATGACATCTTGTCAATTGCAAGCATCAAACCAACTGTTTTGCAG GTGGAGTCCCATCCATACCTTGCACAGGTTGAGCTGTTGGCTCACTGCCGGGATCGGGGTTTGGTAATGACCGCCTACAGTCCGCTGGGATCTCCTGACCGAGCCTGGAAGCATCCAGAGGAGCCTGTGCTCTTAGAAGAACCAGCCATTGCTGCACTAGCCAAGAAATACAACAAGAGTCCTGCACAAATTATCATCAG GTGGCAAACTCAAAGAGGAGTAGTGACTATCCCAAAGAGCATTACACAGTCTCGGATCAAAGAGAACATCCAG GTGTTTGATTTCACTCTTGAACCCGAGGAGATAAATCAAGTGACAGCATTGCACCGAGGCTGGCGTTACATTGTGCCATCCATTACT GTTGATGGTAAGTCTGTCCCCCGGGATGCAGGACATCCTCACTACCCTTTTAATGACCCCTATTAA